One window of Roseisolibacter agri genomic DNA carries:
- a CDS encoding CRTAC1 family protein: MRHRPLLAALLPLLLALPLQPADAPRFEPLQPETFAAGGALTNAFADVDGDGDLDLFVGFNGTPNRLYENVKGTFRDVAGAWGIADARPTRAAAWGDYDADGDPDLLVGFTPVAGAGSVLRLYRNAGGRFEDVTAASGLTVDGGAVRQPAWVDVDGDGDRDLFVAFRDRPNMLFRNARGVFTDVADSLGLADPRKSVGAVWFDWQQDGDLDLYVANQDGDANGFFVNGPSPDGSGKRFVDRADSLGLAGGGRAVGVATQGSVRPCVADVNGDGVADLILANYGKNGLLLGARDGKFSDVSAEWGVAVEGRHDTCAPADVDHDGRLDLYVNGTVSATESWRDWLLMQKTDGARGFADRTPPNVLALNASHGVQWADVDGDGALDLALAGTRADMPHALLRNVLPGAVARRSLQVRVLDARGKPGPAGAEVRVYAAGTRRLLATRWTDAGSGYDAQSDMPVHVGLATMARVDVEVTVPTGRARVRTTVRGVSPAAYAGRALAVRVP; this comes from the coding sequence ATGCGCCATCGCCCACTGCTCGCCGCGCTGCTGCCGCTGCTGCTCGCACTCCCCCTGCAGCCGGCCGACGCGCCGCGCTTCGAGCCGCTGCAGCCGGAGACGTTCGCCGCCGGCGGCGCGCTGACGAACGCCTTCGCCGACGTGGACGGCGACGGAGACCTCGACCTGTTCGTCGGCTTCAACGGGACGCCCAACCGCCTGTACGAGAACGTGAAGGGGACGTTCCGCGACGTCGCGGGCGCGTGGGGCATCGCGGACGCGCGGCCGACGCGCGCGGCGGCGTGGGGCGACTACGACGCGGACGGCGATCCCGACCTGCTCGTGGGCTTCACGCCCGTCGCGGGCGCGGGGAGCGTGCTGCGGCTCTATCGCAACGCGGGCGGCCGCTTCGAGGACGTCACCGCCGCCAGCGGGCTGACCGTGGACGGCGGCGCGGTGCGGCAGCCCGCGTGGGTCGACGTCGACGGCGACGGGGACCGCGACCTGTTCGTGGCGTTCCGCGACCGGCCGAACATGCTGTTCCGCAACGCGCGCGGCGTCTTCACCGACGTCGCGGACTCGCTCGGCCTCGCCGACCCGCGGAAGAGCGTCGGCGCGGTCTGGTTCGACTGGCAGCAGGACGGAGACCTCGACCTGTACGTCGCGAACCAGGACGGCGACGCGAACGGCTTCTTCGTCAACGGTCCCTCGCCTGACGGCTCGGGAAAGCGCTTCGTCGATCGCGCGGATTCGCTCGGCCTCGCGGGCGGCGGCCGCGCCGTCGGCGTCGCCACCCAGGGGAGCGTGCGCCCGTGCGTGGCCGACGTGAACGGCGACGGCGTCGCGGACCTCATCCTCGCGAACTACGGAAAGAACGGCCTCCTGCTCGGCGCGCGCGATGGAAAGTTCAGTGACGTGAGCGCCGAGTGGGGCGTGGCGGTGGAGGGGCGCCACGACACGTGCGCGCCGGCGGACGTGGACCACGACGGCCGCCTCGACCTCTACGTCAACGGCACCGTCTCGGCCACCGAGAGCTGGCGCGACTGGCTGTTGATGCAGAAGACGGACGGCGCGCGCGGCTTCGCGGACCGCACGCCGCCGAACGTCCTCGCGCTGAACGCGAGCCACGGCGTGCAGTGGGCGGACGTGGACGGCGACGGCGCGCTCGACCTCGCGCTGGCGGGCACGCGCGCGGACATGCCGCACGCGCTGCTGCGCAACGTGCTGCCCGGGGCCGTCGCGCGGCGGTCGCTGCAGGTGCGCGTGCTCGACGCGCGTGGGAAGCCGGGCCCCGCGGGCGCGGAGGTGCGCGTCTACGCGGCGGGCACGCGCCGGCTGCTCGCGACGCGGTGGACCGACGCCGGCTCGGGCTACGACGCGCAGAGCGACATGCCCGTGCACGTTGGGCTGGCGACGATGGCGCGCGTGGACGTCGAGGTCACCGTGCCGACGGGCCGCGCGCGCGTGCGCACGACGGTGCGCGGCGTGTCGCCGGCGGCGTACGCGGGGCGCGCGCTCGCGGTGCGGGTGCCCTAG
- a CDS encoding metalloregulator ArsR/SmtB family transcription factor — translation MVQYMTTRLDAAFAALSDPTRRGVLEQLGRGDASITELAERFRMTLTGMKKHVGVLEQAGLVTTRKIGRVRTCRLGPRRLEEETAWLERYRQLWDARFDELEQVVEELTRQERSDERRRRK, via the coding sequence GTGGTTCAGTATATGACGACCCGGCTCGATGCGGCGTTCGCCGCGCTCTCGGACCCCACGCGGCGTGGCGTGCTGGAGCAGCTCGGACGGGGCGACGCGTCGATCACGGAGCTCGCCGAGCGGTTCCGGATGACGCTCACGGGCATGAAGAAGCACGTCGGCGTGCTGGAGCAGGCGGGGCTCGTCACCACGCGGAAGATCGGGCGCGTGCGGACGTGCCGGCTGGGCCCGCGCCGGCTGGAGGAGGAGACGGCGTGGCTCGAGCGCTACCGCCAGCTCTGGGACGCGCGCTTCGACGAGCTGGAGCAGGTCGTCGAGGAACTCACACGACAGGAGAGGAGCGATGAGCGCAGGCGTCGGAAGTGA
- a CDS encoding SRPBCC domain-containing protein has translation MSAGVGSELGPVKHRTTVERTSDREVVVTRTINGPARLVFEAFTRAELFQRWWVPKSMGMTLLSCEIDARVGGQYRLVFAHDPEPVAFFGTYVEVQPHSRLAWTNEEGGEGGPVTTVTFEEQGGRTRVVLTERHPSKEALDAAGTGAVDAMGESFDQLDELLVTLGEGAGR, from the coding sequence ATGAGCGCAGGCGTCGGAAGTGAGCTCGGCCCCGTGAAGCACCGCACCACGGTGGAACGGACGTCGGACCGCGAGGTGGTCGTCACGCGGACCATCAACGGCCCGGCGCGCCTCGTGTTCGAGGCGTTCACCAGGGCCGAGCTGTTCCAGCGCTGGTGGGTGCCGAAGTCGATGGGCATGACGCTGCTGTCGTGCGAGATCGATGCGCGCGTCGGCGGCCAGTACCGCCTGGTGTTCGCGCACGACCCCGAGCCCGTCGCGTTCTTCGGCACGTACGTCGAGGTGCAGCCGCACTCGCGCCTCGCGTGGACCAACGAGGAGGGCGGCGAGGGCGGGCCCGTCACCACGGTGACCTTCGAGGAGCAGGGCGGCCGGACGCGGGTGGTCCTCACCGAGCGCCATCCGTCGAAGGAAGCGCTCGACGCGGCCGGCACCGGAGCGGTCGACGCGATGGGCGAGTCGTTCGATCAGCTGGACGAGCTGCTCGTCACCCTGGGCGAGGGCGCGGGACGGTAG
- a CDS encoding NADH:flavin oxidoreductase/NADH oxidase, producing MATATLFTPLHVGSVTLRNRIVIAPMCQYSAVDGRMTDWHLIHLGHLALSGAALLTIEATAVVPEGRITYGDVGLWDDATEEAMGRVLESVRRWSDMPIAIQLAHAGRKASSEVPWKGGHHLAPDHPNGWQTEAPSALAYDASWHAPTALDDERMARLRDAFANAARRAARLGIDAVQVHGAHGYLLHQFLSPLANQRTDAYGGSLENRMRFPLEVYDAVRAAFPAERPVTMRVSGTDWADGGWDVEQTVAFARALEARGCSAVHVSSGGLTPRQRIPVGPSYQVPLARAVKQATAMPVIAVGLITEFEQAEAIVGTGDADLVAIARAVLYDPRWPWHAAAHFGARVRAPSQYLRSQPHRHRDLFDVGE from the coding sequence GTGGCGACCGCGACGCTCTTCACGCCGCTGCACGTCGGCTCCGTCACGCTGCGCAACCGTATCGTCATCGCGCCGATGTGCCAGTACTCCGCGGTCGACGGCCGCATGACCGACTGGCACCTGATCCACCTCGGCCACCTCGCGCTGTCGGGCGCCGCGCTGCTCACCATCGAGGCGACGGCGGTCGTCCCCGAGGGGCGCATCACCTACGGCGACGTCGGCCTGTGGGACGACGCCACCGAGGAGGCGATGGGCCGCGTCCTCGAGAGCGTGCGCCGCTGGTCGGACATGCCGATCGCCATCCAGCTCGCGCACGCGGGCCGCAAGGCGTCGAGCGAGGTGCCGTGGAAGGGCGGGCACCACCTCGCGCCCGACCACCCGAACGGCTGGCAGACGGAGGCGCCGTCGGCGCTCGCGTACGACGCGAGCTGGCACGCGCCCACCGCGCTCGACGACGAGCGGATGGCGCGCCTGCGCGACGCCTTCGCGAACGCGGCCCGCCGCGCCGCGCGACTCGGCATCGACGCGGTGCAGGTGCACGGCGCGCACGGCTACCTGCTGCACCAGTTCCTGTCGCCGCTCGCGAACCAGCGCACCGACGCCTACGGCGGCTCGCTGGAGAACCGCATGCGCTTCCCGCTCGAGGTCTACGACGCGGTGCGCGCGGCCTTCCCCGCCGAGCGCCCGGTGACGATGCGCGTCTCGGGCACCGACTGGGCGGACGGCGGATGGGACGTGGAGCAGACCGTCGCCTTCGCGCGCGCGCTGGAGGCGCGCGGCTGCTCGGCCGTGCACGTCTCCAGCGGCGGGCTCACGCCGCGCCAGCGCATCCCCGTCGGCCCGAGCTACCAGGTGCCGCTCGCGCGCGCGGTGAAGCAGGCGACCGCGATGCCGGTGATCGCGGTGGGGCTCATCACGGAGTTCGAGCAGGCGGAGGCGATCGTCGGCACGGGCGACGCGGACCTGGTCGCGATCGCGCGCGCCGTCCTCTACGACCCGCGCTGGCCCTGGCACGCGGCGGCGCACTTCGGCGCGCGCGTGCGCGCGCCGAGCCAGTACCTGCGCTCACAGCCCCATCGCCACCGCGACCTGTTCGACGTCGGCGAGTGA